One region of Culex pipiens pallens isolate TS chromosome 2, TS_CPP_V2, whole genome shotgun sequence genomic DNA includes:
- the LOC120412354 gene encoding uncharacterized protein LOC120412354 → MDAEQFKMFMKHQEKAQAELIASLQKMVVKQSTTPAAGSSAGPALPLPPPLELAGDMEANFEFFKQNWKNYASAAGMDGWPDTMKKQKTSILLSVIGSAARQKYFNFELTVAETDDPELALAAIKEKVVRKRNKFVDWINFFGLSQDSDESIDDYLMKLKVLSKSCQFGALEKEMLRFKIVTSNKWPNLRTRMLGMQDLKEDAAVDMCRAEELVVTYGQVVGRTCEEVKKIRKKKECKFCGEWHEFEKGVCPAFGKRCNHCGRKNHFERVCKSDRRKRSKSKRNVHKVRDSLEDHSEESDSNESSSGSEASAVIGKIENSPELGGHVTAELDFYVDGKWQTSRCNLDTGANTSLVGYTWVTTMTGCARPKLLPSDCRLKNFSGAEIPVLGAIVVPCRREGRKYKLLLQVVNGSHIPLLSARVCKILKLVQFCDTVSESSSLSEEPVLEINRVRAFRRGGRSGETGEDHQQLIQDLPCVGCRARCWHPA, encoded by the coding sequence ATGGACGCTGAGCAGTTCAAGATGTTTATGAAGCATCAGGAGAAGGCGCAGGCGGAGCTCATTGCATCGTTGCAAAAAATGGTCGTGAAGCAGTCAACAACGCCGGCCGCTGGAAGTTCGGCGGGCCCCGCTTTGCCGCTTCCCCCTCCGCTGGAGCTGGCCGGAGACATGGAGGCAAACTTTGAGTTTTTCAAGCAGAATTGGAAGAACTACGCATCCGCCGCTGGGATGGATGGTTGGCCGGACACGATGAAGAAGCAGAAAACGAGCATCCTTCTGTCAGTGATCGGAAGTGCAGCGCGCCAAAAGTACTTCAACTTTGAGCTTACGGTTGCAGAGACGGATGATCCGGAACTTGCTCTGGCAGCGATCAAGGAAAAGGTAGTGCGCAAACGGAACAAGTTCGTCGACTGGATCAATTTCTTTGGCCTTTCGCAAGATTCGGACGAAAGCATCGACGACTACCTGATGAAGCTGAAGGTTCTGTCGAAGTCATGCCAGTTCGGAGCTCTTGAGAAAGAAATGCTGCGGTTCAAGATCGTCACATCGAACAAGTGGCCAAATCTCCGGACCAGGATGCTGGGCATGCAGGACCTGAAGGAAGATGCGGCCGTCGACATGTGCCGCGCAGAGGAACTCGTTGTGACCTACGGCCAAGTTGTGGGCCGCACTTGTGAAGAGGTCAAGAAGATTCGGAAGAAGAAGGAGTGCAAGTTTTGCGGCGAATGGCACGAGTTTGAAAAAGGAGTCTGCCCTGCTTTTGGTAAGAGGTGTAACCACTGTGGCCGAAAGAACCATTTTGAAAGAGTGTGCAAGTCGGATCGGCGAAAACGATCAAAGAGCAAGCGGAACGTGCACAAGGTTCGAGATTCTCTGGAAGATCACAGTGAGGAGTCGGACAGCAACGAGTCGAGCAGCGGCAGTGAAGCAAGCGCAGTGATCGGCAAGATCGAGAACTCGCCAGAACTTGGAGGCCATGTGACGGCGGAGCTGGATTTCTACGTCGACGGTAAGTGGCAAACATCCCGCTGCAATTTGGACACTGGTGCAAACACAAGTCTCGTGGGTTACACTTGGGTAACAACGATGACCGGATGTGCCAGACCAAAGCTACTACCGTCAGACTGCCGCCTAAAAAACTTCAGTGGAGCAGAGATCCCTGTCCTCGGTGCGATCGTTGTTCCCTGTCGACGCGAGGGCCGCAAATACAAGCTTCTTCTCCAGGTAGTGAATGGATCGCACATTCCCTTGCTATCAGCGAGAGTTTGCAAGATACTGAAGCTTGTACAGTTTTGCGACACCGTGTCTGAATCTTCGTCTCTGTCGGAAGAGCCAGTGTTGGAGATCAACCGAGTCCGTGCTTTTCGTCGGGGTGGCCGAAGCGGAGAAACCGGAGAGGACCATCAGCAGCTGATTCAAGATCTGCCGTGTGTTGGTTGCCGAGCAAGATGCTGGCACCCAGCGTAG